In Nicotiana tabacum cultivar K326 chromosome 17, ASM71507v2, whole genome shotgun sequence, one DNA window encodes the following:
- the LOC107827264 gene encoding uncharacterized protein LOC107827264 yields MFATTPRSLYRNFSKALSKPPANPPTITGYLVLTDEESEEMDTFCWGICKHSSITKLPFPQDRIVKVVHNPEFGEPSVHKVWFLPVLDQPLASNRYYVIKAKGRHKGRAYTSWKEADMDSCCFDNSMNDLKPRPFNHKDPYQQFEICPYDFGGFYAKSVAYDGVPPKFLRKRGWQVNSVQSLKVNLREAQGLQLSSQPSDSDTPELNIPSSSKRSVPVILGKWYCPCVLVKERNIRTKEQMNKSLFYEVTLKCWWEQIFSCENQTRRNKAYVEVDARVRKLLTLISGTEAVKDEEGSGGFVWYRVKEEYRKKCTVEKVGLSSAIVEKMRWMQERRGWFDGGESDVRVEGVEEIESENGYWTKFSCYVLVESFVFRRMDGSLLINFNFKNTEKIVCQWE; encoded by the exons ATGTTTGCCACAACACCACGTTCTTTGTACCGTAACTTTTCAAAAGCACTTTCGAAACCTCCTGCAAATCCACCAACTATTACAGGGTATTTAGTACTTACTGATGAAGAATCAGAAGAAATGGATACTTTTTGCTGGGGCATATGCAAACACAGCAGTATCACCAAGCTCCCATTTCCTCAGGACAGAATTGTGAAAGTTGTTCATAATCCAGAGTTTGGTGAGCCTAGTGTTCATAAAGTTTGGTTTTTACCTGTTCTTGATCAACCTCTAGCATCTAACCGCTACTATGTTATCAAAGCCAAAGGCAGACACAAAGG GCGGGCTTATACATCTTGGAAAGAAGCAGATATGGATAGTTGTTGCTTTGACAATTCGATGAATGATCTAAAGCCAAGGCCTTTCAATCACAAAGACCCATATCAGCAATTTGAGATTTGTCCCTACGATTTTGGTGGGTTTTATGCTAAATCTGTAGCCTATGATGGAGTTCCTCCAAAATTCCTCAGGAAAAGAGGGTGGCAAGTTAATAGTGTCCAGTCACTTAAAGTGAATTTGAGAGAAGCTCAAGGCCTACAATTATCCTCTCAACCATCTGATTCAGATACACCTGAATTAAATATTCCATCATCTTCCAAACGTTCAGTTCCAGTAATTCTTGGCAAATGGTATTGTCCATGTGTGCTAGTAAAAGAGAGAAATATTAGAACtaaagaacagatgaataaatctTTGTTCTATGAAGTGACTCTTAAGTGTTGGTGGGAGCAAATATTTTCTTGTGAGAATCAAACAAGACGAAACAAAGCATACGTGGAAGTCGATGCACGTGTTAGAAAGTTGTTAACTTTAATCAGTGGGACAGAAGCTGTAAAAGATGAAGAAGGAAGTGGAGGTTTTGTTTGGTATAGAGTGAAAGAGGAATATAGAAAGAAATGTACAGTGGAGAAAGTAGGATTGAGTTCTGCTATTGTTGAGAAAATGAGATGGATGCAAGAGAGAAGGGGATGGTTTGATGGAGGAGAGAGTGATGTAAGAGTGGAAGGTGTAGAAGAGATAGAAAGTGAGAATGGGTATTGGACAAAGTttagttgttatgttttggtGGAGAGCTTTGTGTTTAGGAGAATGGATGGGAGTTTGTTAATCAACTTCAATTTCAAGAACACAGAGAAAATTGTGTGCCAGTGGGAATGA